From a single Phaenicophaeus curvirostris isolate KB17595 chromosome 23, BPBGC_Pcur_1.0, whole genome shotgun sequence genomic region:
- the CITED4 gene encoding cbp/p300-interacting transactivator 4, producing the protein MGEHMMMPVSHGLQGYRLGVGALQGPPPHGQHLLRPLPAGQAMPYGAAGEGAMRPRGTLGGQLGHHPLQNAMMFGGPGQQQPYLAPVGAQQLMASMHLQKLNTQYQGHPLAVSGGPGGAGGQQYRVGPSQHPGIQHGPSPALTLNGMDTDLVDEEVLTSLVLELGLDRIQELPELFLGQNEFDFISDFVSKQQPSAISC; encoded by the coding sequence ATGGGCGAGCACATGATGATGCCCGTGAGCCACGGGCTGCAGGGCTACCGGCTGGGGGTGGGCGCGCTGCAGGGGCCCCCCCCGCACGGGCAGCACCTGCTGCGGCCGCTGCCCGCGGGGCAGGCGATGCCCTACGGAGCCGCCGGGGAGGGGGCGATGCGGCCGAGGGGCACCCTGGGCGGGCAGCTCGGCCACCACCCGCTGCAGAACGCGATGATGTTCGGCGGCCCGGGCCAGCAGCAGCCGTACCTGGCGCCGGTGGGCGCGCAGCAGCTCATGGCGAGCATGCACCTACAGAAACTCAACACCCAGTACCAGGGGCACCCCCTGGCCGTGAGCGGCGGCCCGGGGGGCGCCGGGGGGCAGCAGTACCGAGTGGGGCCGAGCCAGCACCCCGGCATCCAGCACGGGCCCTCGCCGGCGCTGACCTTGAACGGCATGGACACTGATCTCGTGGATGAGGAGGTCTTGACGTCCCTCGTCCTGGAACTGGGGTTGGACCGGATTCAGGAGCTGCCGGAGCTATTCTTGGGACAGAACGAGTTTGACTTCATTTCAGACTTTGTTAGCAAACAGCAGCCCAGTGCCATCAGCTGCTGA